A genomic segment from Marinitoga hydrogenitolerans DSM 16785 encodes:
- the ylqF gene encoding ribosome biogenesis GTPase YlqF, protein MWYPGHIKKAKGKIKTYLKTVQGILELVDARAPYASRAYEYDDLFKNKERIILFNKIDIADESKLKFWEKYYRDKGYKVLKTALKKVSVRSFLTKIVYKSFPKKFSELRVMVAGIPNVGKSTLINSIKGKKALRVGNTPGITRGLQWISVNNQFMLLDTPGILYSEIYNKKILYKLILIGSIKPEEDEKEFAIEYGFNFFKEKYPDIIKKALKSDSIPEDHIKFLELFAKRRNFIATGNTYDIERAMSTFLKELSDGKYGKVVYDYPEDYDILK, encoded by the coding sequence ATGTGGTATCCTGGCCATATAAAAAAAGCAAAAGGAAAAATTAAAACATATTTAAAAACTGTTCAGGGAATACTGGAATTAGTTGATGCAAGAGCTCCTTATGCAAGTAGAGCTTATGAATATGATGACCTGTTTAAAAATAAAGAAAGAATTATTCTTTTTAACAAAATTGACATTGCTGATGAAAGCAAGCTAAAATTCTGGGAAAAATATTATAGAGATAAAGGATATAAAGTTTTAAAAACAGCTTTAAAAAAAGTAAGTGTAAGAAGTTTTTTAACAAAAATAGTTTATAAATCGTTTCCAAAAAAGTTTAGCGAATTGAGGGTAATGGTTGCTGGTATACCAAATGTTGGAAAATCAACCTTAATTAATAGTATAAAAGGGAAAAAAGCTTTAAGGGTGGGCAATACCCCAGGAATTACAAGAGGCCTTCAATGGATAAGTGTTAACAATCAATTTATGTTACTCGATACACCAGGTATTTTATATAGTGAAATATACAATAAAAAAATATTATATAAACTTATATTAATAGGTTCAATTAAACCAGAAGAAGATGAAAAAGAATTTGCAATAGAATATGGTTTCAACTTTTTTAAAGAAAAATATCCAGATATAATTAAAAAAGCTTTAAAATCAGATAGTATTCCTGAAGATCATATAAAATTTCTTGAATTATTCGCTAAAAGAAGAAATTTTATTGCTACTGGTAATACTTACGATATTGAAAGAGCTATGAGTACTTTTTTAAAAGAATTGTCAGATGGAAAATATGGAAAAGTTGTATACGATTATCCTGAGGATTATGATATTTTAAAGTGA
- a CDS encoding Rpn family recombination-promoting nuclease/putative transposase, with protein sequence MGLYDQLFKEIFQDKDMIIEFINLFLPSLKKFNITPDKITIEKTKFTDLNYGDKESDILFKINYDNNDLYLFLLLEHQSSIDYLMQFRILEYMVRIWRNYINRHKSKNKGFKLPPIIPVVFYNGKRKWTAEIWYMEKIQNWQLFDIYTPRFKYELIDLSQIDRKRLIDIKNALGLLLSIDKTDKKNIKEAFQEIEKAFKGLPKDEKKKFTEYLNKFLIVLSQKNRIENIEINIESGEEEFRMFENFVKAIDESLKESFEKGIEKGFEKGIEKGIEKGIEKGKFEGEKTIAKSLLFKKFGDNIVPYLNNLDYLDIKTIEDLTNNIFDITLEEAINLLKNSSN encoded by the coding sequence ATGGGACTATATGATCAACTATTCAAAGAAATATTTCAAGACAAAGATATGATTATTGAATTTATCAATTTGTTTCTACCATCATTAAAAAAATTCAATATCACTCCTGATAAAATTACCATTGAAAAAACTAAATTTACCGATTTAAACTATGGAGACAAAGAATCTGATATTTTATTTAAAATTAATTATGATAATAATGATTTATATCTTTTTCTATTACTTGAACATCAATCATCAATAGATTATTTAATGCAATTCAGGATATTGGAATATATGGTTAGAATATGGAGAAATTATATAAACAGACATAAATCGAAAAACAAAGGATTTAAATTACCGCCAATAATACCAGTTGTATTCTATAATGGTAAAAGGAAATGGACAGCAGAAATTTGGTATATGGAAAAAATACAAAACTGGCAATTATTTGATATATATACACCAAGATTTAAATATGAATTAATAGATTTATCTCAAATAGATAGAAAAAGGTTAATTGATATAAAAAATGCATTAGGATTATTATTGAGCATAGATAAAACAGATAAAAAAAATATAAAAGAAGCGTTTCAAGAGATAGAAAAAGCATTTAAAGGCTTACCAAAAGATGAAAAGAAAAAATTCACCGAATATTTGAACAAATTCTTAATAGTATTGAGTCAAAAGAATAGAATTGAAAATATAGAGATAAACATTGAAAGTGGAGAGGAGGAATTTCGAATGTTTGAAAACTTTGTAAAAGCAATAGATGAATCGTTAAAGGAAAGCTTTGAAAAAGGAATTGAGAAGGGCTTTGAGAAGGGTATTGAGAAAGGAATTGAAAAAGGAATTGAAAAAGGAAAATTTGAAGGCGAAAAAACAATCGCAAAAAGTCTTTTATTCAAAAAATTTGGAGATAATATTGTTCCATACTTAAATAACCTTGATTACTTGGATATAAAAACAATTGAAGATTTAACTAACAATATCTTTGATATTACTCTTGAAGAGGCTATTAACCTTCTTAAAAATTCATCTAATTAA